In one Liolophura sinensis isolate JHLJ2023 chromosome 11, CUHK_Ljap_v2, whole genome shotgun sequence genomic region, the following are encoded:
- the LOC135477550 gene encoding LOW QUALITY PROTEIN: glycine--tRNA ligase-like (The sequence of the model RefSeq protein was modified relative to this genomic sequence to represent the inferred CDS: inserted 1 base in 1 codon; deleted 1 base in 1 codon), translating to MSDPKIEEVLAPLRLAVKEQGDLVRKLKEDKASEIDVKRAVAELKVRKKNLDDKEIELSPKGEQIDRSKLEDLLKQRFFYDQAFAIHGGVNGLYDFGPMGCAIKSNLLQAWRSFFILEEQMLEVDTAMLTPEIVLKTSGHVDRFSDFMVKDLKNGECFRADHLIEAHLEKLLNDKKTSADVKDEIQRLLPLIDGMDKKAMTETLRKYDMKSPVTNNNLSDPMEFNLMFSTSIGPTGQLKGFLRPETAQGIFVNFKRLLEFNQGKLPFAGAQIGNAFRNEISPRSGLIRVREFTMAEIEHFCDPNNKDHPKFATVHDVELLLYSACNQMDGKSAEMWKLGDAVKNGLIANETLGYFIGRIYLFLIKVGIDPNKLRFXQHMSNEMAHYACDCWDAECKTTYGWVECVGCADRSCYDLSQHSKATGVRLVAEKKLAAPISFMLVTKLHVTLDIVECQPQKGVLGKTFKQAAKGITEYLTTLASEDVDKLEKALKDSGESSVNIDGSDYVLKPDMLSVKRYQKTVHVEEYTPSVVEPSFGIGRIMYALFEHNFRVREGDEQRTYLSLPPVIAPYKCSVLPLSGNKEFQPFIAQLSLALTQNDISHKVDDSSGSIGRRYARTDQISIPFGITIDFDTLKEPHTATLRERDSLKQIRAKIEELPTIVRDLATGRRTWESVLQAYPIFEQQEATKSAGDS from the exons ATGTCTGATCCAAAGATCGAGGAAGTTTTGGCCCCACTGCGACTGGCTGTAAAAGAACAG GGAGACCTGGTGAGGAAGTTAAAAGAAGACAAAGCTTCCGAGATTGATGTGAAAAGAGCTGTGGCAGAACTGAAGGTCCGCAAGAAAAACCTGGATGACAAG GAAATTGAACTCTCCCCAAAGGGAGAACAAATTGACAGGTCCAAATTGGAGGATTTACTGAAACAGAGGTTCTTCTATGATCAAGCTTTTGCTATCCACGGAG GTGTAAATGGCCTGTATGACTTTGGTCCCATGGGCTGTGCCATTAAGTCAAACCTACTACAGGCCTGGAGAAGTTTCTTTATTCTCGAGGAGCAGATGTTGGAGGTAGATACAGCCATGCTCACACCAGAGATAGTGCTCAA GACATCTGGCCACGTCGATCGATTTTCTGACTTCATGGTGAAAGACCTGAAGAATGGCGAGTGTTTCCGTGCCGACCATCTTATTGAGG CTCACCTTGAAAAATTACTGAATGATAAGAAAACAAGCGCTGATGTGAAGGACGAGATTCAGAGATTACTTCCTCTG ATTGATGGAATGGACAAGAAAGCTATGACAGAGACATTACGGAAGTACGACATGAAATCTCCTGTAACCAATAACAACCTGTCGGACCCTATGGAGTTTAACCTCATGTTTAGTACATCTATCGGCCCCACTGGCCAACTTAAAGG GTTCCTGAGGCCTGAGACTGCGCAGGGTATTTTTGTGAACTTCAAGAGGTTGTTGGAGTTTAACCAGGGCAAGCTGCCATTCGCTGGTGCACAGATTGGTAATGCCTTCAGGAACGAGATCTCTCCACGCTCAGGGCTTATCCGTGTCAG GGAGTTCACCATGGCGGAGATAGAACATTTCTGCGACCCTAACAACAAAGACCACCCTAAGTTTGCAACGGTACATGACGTGGAGTTACTGCTGTACTCAGCATGTAACCAGATGGATGGGAAGTCTGCAGAGATGTGGAAGCTGGGAGACGCTGTGAAAAAT gGTCTCATAGCCAATGAAACGCTAGGATATTTCATTGGCAGGATATATTTATTCTTGATCAAAGTTGGCATTGATCCAAATAAACTGCGAT GACAACACATGTCCAACGAGATGGCTCATTAT GCGTGTGATTGTTGGGATGCAGAATGCAAGACCACTTAC GGTTGGGTCGAATGTGTGGGGTGCGCAGATAGATCCTGCTATGATTTGTCACAGCACTCAAAGGCCACAGGAGTCCGACTAGTGGCAGAGAAGAAGCTTGCAGCTCCAATATCCTTTATGCTTGTTACTAAACTGCATGT GACACTGGACATTGTGGAATGTCAGCCTCAGAAGGGGGTGCTGGGTAAGACGTTCAAACAAGCAGCCAAAGGAATAACAGAGTACTTGACCACTTTAGCGTCAGAGGATGTTGACAAACTGGAAAAGGCACTGAAGGATTCTGG CGAATCTTCTGTAAACATTGATGGATCAGACTATGTCCTGAAACCAGACATGCTCAGTGTTAAACGTTACCAGAAAACAGTTCATG TTGAAGAATACACTCCGTCAGTTGTTGAGCCGTCTTTTGGGATTGGCAGAATCATGTACGCCTTGTTTGAACACAACTTCCGGGTCAGAGAAGGGGACGAACAGAGAACA TACCTTTCCTTGCCGCCAGTGATAGCCCCGTACAAATGTTCTGTGCTACCGCTCAGTGGTAACAAGGAGTTCCAACCATTCATCGCACAACTGT CTTTGGCGTTAACACAGAACGACATTTCTCACAAAGTGGACGACAGTTCTGGGTCCATTGGGCGTCGGTACGCACGCACTGACCAGATCTCTATCCCATTTGGGATCACTATAGACTTTGACACCCTGAAGGAGCCCCACACCGCCACCCTTAGGGAGAGGGACAGCCTCAAGCAGATCAGGGCAAAG ATTGAGGAGTTACCAACAATCGTCCGTGACCTGGCGACTGGACGGAGAACGTGGGAGAGCGTCCTACAGGCCTATCCAATCTTTGAGCAGCAGGAGGCTACAAAGTCAGCTGGGGACAGTTAA